The following are from one region of the Dioscorea cayenensis subsp. rotundata cultivar TDr96_F1 unplaced genomic scaffold, TDr96_F1_v2_PseudoChromosome.rev07_lg8_w22 25.fasta BLBR01002236.1, whole genome shotgun sequence genome:
- the LOC120257630 gene encoding LOW QUALITY PROTEIN: uncharacterized protein YNL011C (The sequence of the model RefSeq protein was modified relative to this genomic sequence to represent the inferred CDS: deleted 1 base in 1 codon), whose product MADAHLAPSLARNPFSRSPLRHPIPPSSSSSSSSLAAALPSASFRSLVSMAAPHGASSSPFTNCQNPSSFPPPSLLVFSGGTAFNGVVEELKKVTTRVAHVLPVSDDGGSTAEIVRVLGGPAVGDIRSRCLRLSDESTFEALAVRRLLGHRLPLDPSAAKSEWYEIVEGEHSLWKGVSRPYRETIHAFLAYFQNQILRRPSDSFCFSNGSIGNFFFAGARLFFQSLDAAIFLFSRVSEIPKESLVLPVISTNDRLTLGCELWDGTIIRGQNEISHPTNGCMEPINKDCNSAAKLPSGIKRVFYISSEGSNLLHEVFPAANPTVLEQLNKVDCIVYAMGSLFTSICPSL is encoded by the exons ATGGCGGATGCCCATTTGGCACCTTCGCTCGCACGGAACCCTTTCTCACGCTCTCCACTCCGCCACCCCATCCccccttcctcctcctcctcctcttcctcccttGCTGCCGCTTTGCCGAGTGCCTCTTTCCGTTCCCTTGTTTCCATGGCCGCCCCGCATGGTGCCAGTTCCTCTCCGTTCACTAATTGTCAAAACCCTAGCTCCTTCCCCCCGCCATCTTTGCTTGTGTTCTCAG GTGGAACTGCATTTAATGGAGTTGTGGAGGAGTTAAAGAAAGTGACAACGCGTGTGGCACATGTTCTTCCGGTTTCAGATGATGGAGGGAGTACAGCTGAGATTGTTCGAGTGCTTG GAGGACCAGCTGTTGGTGACATTAGATCAAGGTGCTTGAGATTGTCAGATGAAAGCACCTTTGAAGCTTTAGCTGTCCGGAGGTTGCTTGGACACCGGTTACCTCTTGATCCATCGGCAGCTAAATCAGAGTG GTATGAAATTGTTGAAGGAGAGCACTCTTTATGGAAAGGCGTATCACGACCTTACAGAGAGACAATTCATGCATTTCTGGCTTACTTCCAAAATCAG ATCCTCCGACGTCCAAGTGACTCATTTTGTTTCAGCAATGGCAG CATTGGTAATTTCTTTTTTGCCGGGGCACGCTTGTTCTTTCAGTCTTTAGATGCTGCCATATTCTTGTTTTCTCGTGTTTCTGAAATTCCCAAAGAAAGCCTTGTTCTGCCTGTAATTTCCACCAATGACCGGCTTACATTGGGATGTGAATTATGG GATGGAACTATTATCCGTGGTCAAAATGAAATATCGCATCCCACTAATGGATGTATGGAGCCCATAAATAAG GATTGCAATTCAGCTGCAAAATTGCCATCAGGAATAAAGCGGGTATTTTACATATCAAGTGAGGGAAGCAACTTGTTGCATGAG GTCTTCCCTGCCGCTAATCCTACTGTTTTGGAGCAG TTGAATAAAGTGGACTGCATTGTATATGCCATGGGATCTCTTTTTACTTCTATCTGCCCTTCATTG